The DNA segment cagccgatcgagcgagcaaaaatatcaaattctcgggtctgcacaaacattggcctcgctcgatcgggcaaaatctaccgatcgagcgggcaataaAAGTCACATTTTCTGCCCAAGAATCACAAGCCTCGCTCAATCGATAactttcacccgatcgagcgagctaccCTCTACTCAAAATCTGCTGCTGATCTTTGCTGTCAAAACGTTAGTACAAGGTATATattctcatccaaatcaattctatgcatgttataaaatctgagAACATGCATAAATTAATATACCAAGTTCTTATCAACAAATCATACAATATAATACATCCGATAAATAGCATAAAAGACATAAATCAACAAGCTACACTAactctcaaaagtgagcttctaaacaaGATTTCAATGTCAAGTTCAATGCTATTTAACTATCATTCTTCAACTTAATCcaagtccacacttgctacatctctctgccgagctatcaatgttctctcaaccaagctcctgccccacctgttgcaatgcacacatacaaaacaaagcaacagtcggataaactccggtgagaaatcattctcagtataatcaacatataaatgcgttaaataaattcatatcaactctaaacatatcaactcaagaatagagtaaaaataacgcatatatcgactcaaacattaaatcaagactcaatttatatagcgcgcttatctcaagaattgattcttatcacttcattgccatcaagatttgtaaccgatcttgacatggatatccatctaacgagtttgtaaacgactcgcaaataaggttaaccgcaaccttggcatagaatcaactcaatatacaatcatatcaaaagcaataaagatccactacctgtgatggatcgacaataacataagttctacctcaaaaacaagtacttaaacaagtatgtgatttgtttgggataactcaagaatagtcgttcttgagtttcacagttcctgactcgcgatgtcgtcattatacctttcattctcgagttgacgatgttccacatctggataggaagtacaacTACTCCTTcaagaatctgatcattcaaacctcaatccatcttcaatcaaattcacttcaatcttgatcgcttcttcttcggtttcaagttgaggttcttgagtcaatattctcctattaaactctgaaacatatcatcaaaacatgtatatcaaacctcattctattcaatcatttcagaattgaatcaaaatcatccatatagattcaatcaacatcatttcaaaattcaacttcttcttattcggtataACTCGGAGTCTTGCATCGTTCGTCTTTCAAACGTgactgaaactgagaaataaaaatgctatatcattGCTAACATTTCACAAACATCTCAATTCAATCTTTGGTTATCAAAACTGATCctaaaacatcaaccggcgttgtagcgattgaaaatcggtaaccgactcggtatcgaattcctttctaatcaattcagtcattcgtatcacttatatcagctgaattcatcattcaattcatcatatcagcagctaaatATATCAAATGTAAGCTGtacatcataacaagttcattccttaGTTCATTTTCATTCCAGCTTCGATATATAACGGCATACGAATTCAAGAACACAAACATCaagtcataatctgatctctgccaaatttcgttcttcaaaacatgccgagataacaaaatacttacatcaatacaAAGTCTTCATCGCaagattccagaacatctttcggaatcgaaatcggacaagcGAAACAAAAGTTATCGACGTTTGAAAATTGAAAAGCAAAGGAAATGGAAGAGGGTTCGAGCTCCTCTGTTCTCATTTCTGAATCTGATATTGACATACACGTATCAAGGCTGAGTAAGCTTCAGAAAAATGGATATGTATTGAATATTTACAATTTAGTctctcaagtcttcattaattgcaattcaatcctcgtctttctttttaattcaatttcaatccaaaataatttaagaatattagaattcaaatcgaaactctaaatatttccaaattaaatatacttggattaaaataaattaaattcggattaattaaataatcccgaccatttgcactttagcccttgcaacttcgatattttcaaatcagtccctgatcgggttgtatcttcaaaattaatctttgttaattcccgaaacatggaatttaatcttaaatcccataaatattcaaatcgaatatttattcttttaatttaagaattctcggaatttaattctcaaaatccgtaaattctcaaattaaatattttgggctcggaaattaaatctataatttctttcaCTTCTCAAATCGATATtaacccataatatggaatttaattctcaaataccataattaataatttaatattttcaggccTTACAAACATCCCCTTTGccgatgctttggagcaaatgccgaactacgcaaaattcatcaaagaggtgatgtccaagaaaaggaagcTGCAATAGAATGAGGTGGTGAATCTAACTGAaaagtgcagtgcggtgctacaaaagaagatgccacaaaagcttaaggatcaaGGGAGTTGATCGACGGAATACTAACACTAAAATTTGCTCTTAAAATCTCTCAATTCCAGTCGaaataatcgcaagtgcacgattcaagttataataagaTGTACTGAGTatgagtatcgtcctcagggaccaaacaataataatttgtttctttaatttataactacacaaagtatcaaaaattttattttggattCTATCTAACATTTAACACTAAGAACTCAATGTAAATAATTCTAAATTTCACAATCACGAAACCAATTTGCACCACTAAAAGAAATAACAATTTGAAagtattttgttggaatttcggtttacctttcccctaattgaactggacgattggaactTAATTAATGCGCATAAATTTGGCAAAAATCCATGTAACATTCACACTCTGTCTCGAGGTTATGCCAAAATAATCAAATCagtgaaacaattaaatctctctaattatttatcacggccgattgctttgcgttctatgaattctacaactttcaacctggtggtctatggatattaacatgtactaaataccatatctctatgcatattttaagtccatggattctaacattcgtcctaattatgaacctatctctcgacagcaattcacaatttacgaatctatgttaagggtagctaatcatcaacatagagaaaaacacatgataaaatcaattataaacataaatcaaatctcaatacgtccggtgattcaatcacactacagtgtttcggggttcggatccccttgattccaacaaaatataaGTTTAGCTACTGAACGTCATTACAAAATTCAATCTAAAAACAAtgcttaacataaaaattcagaaaagttgaagagaaaaactcccaacggagaTGAGAAATCTTCAATATTCAGAGCCGCCTCCTCCTGTCTCTGTGCATGTGTCCAACCCTCAAAACTGTTTAATAACATCCTATTTATATGGCCCAAGAGTCCTCGTCAAACCAATTAcccgaaataaaatatttcccaaaattacgtgcaggcgcccgagcggtagaaaatagCCGCCCGGGCGCCTGAGCTCTGCCTCGAGGGTTTTTCTTCAAACGGGAGTGCGCTTGggcggtagaaaagtgccgcCCGAGCGCCTGAGCTCTGCCTCGAGGGTTTTTCTTCTAACGGGAGTGCGCGcgggcggtagaaaagtgccgcCCGAGCGCCTTGTCTTTTTCCAGAAATACAAAGTCCTTCTCTTGCTTTCCTCACGGCCGCATGCATGCAATGCCTTATCACTATAAATCAGCATTTCCTAGTGATTTTCTGCagtacaaataaataaaccagaggagtgactacaaacacaataaaacaaaaaaaacagaaCAAGAATGGTAATGAACCGACACAACGTAACcgaaacgaatgcaaaacaaacacaaaacatgcaaaataacgcacaaaaacgactcctatcaacctccccaaactaaccttttcctcgccctcgagcaaaataGGTGACAATTCTAACATGCAGAAACAACAAAAAGACGACACAAGTAGGTAAAATCAACCTTCTCAAGCCTCAAAACTTTTTCCAACAGAAACcaatccaatcatatcaacaTGCTGaccttttaaaacaaaaatttttttaacaataacTAGCAAACCTTGCAAACTTAAGAATCTCACAACTCCGTTTTTGGAATACTCTACTCCGAATTCAATTCACATATTCtatgatcataaggacttttTCAGTTATACTGGGATCAAGATTTAGAAACATTCAATGATACACACACTCAcgactggtataactcaacgaAAAATAGTGTGTGCATATTTAGGtcaagaatccacattcattaaCCGTGTCTATCAACAGTCCATCAGCAAAATTCctacaacccctctccactagtatattgggcaactgtaactcggtcaataggtcttatTCGGCTTATAATGCCAGGCTAGGTTAATGGCTCCAAATGAAGGACAAtaattcaaagagggagtaaatgATGATCATTCTCTACAGTCTACTCCTTTTGACTCACAAATTCGCACCTCTTCTCATTCATTGATTtccaaatttttcttttctttcactAGCCTTCTGCCAacattcttttctttctttattttccaccacttttttttttctttcttttgtacTGAACACAACCAACACACCATTCCAATCTCAATTTTTCATTCGGagcataaacaaaaataaactacATTCAATTTACTCCCCACAAGGTAGGAATGAGTGTTTAAGCTATGGGTAGAAGTTATAGGATATTGAACAAAGTCGAATGGGGCTTTaccacacgttttcacgcatgccattcgttttCTATTAAGCTCAAATTAGGCACTAGGGACACATTAAGTCAAGGGTGGTTTGAAAAGCACAAACATAATTCAAAAAGAATTGCCTATATCACTCCTAAATCACAGTATACCCGTATTGCACCTCAAGGGATGTTTGAACTTGTTCTAGACAAATTTCAATTCACAGTTAACTCATAcagatctcaatcagtgcagaacaGAGAATCATCAGTAGTAAGCGATGCTTACACCAAAACAAGCTTCAGATTATGCACCTCTCATGCTCATATAAACATGAAGGCTCAACTGGGCATCTAAGGATAGttcacaaaaaattttaagcccaaagatcaaacaaattgcctcaatcatatccaagtttgtatgtttcaacTTCAGATTCAAGTATACCTCACAGAGTGTTTAGAGATCTATTCATCGACTTGGTTGTACTAGTTCAAAACTATTTGTCAAGCAAAgaagattattttttttttttatcattggaTTTTTGGTTTCATTCACAACACTTGCAACAATAGTACAAACGACTCGAACGAACAAAAAGCATGAAAATAGAATGAAAACACAAAAGAAacaacctccccaaactaaagacgagcattgtccccaatgctacTTGACACCACCAAATCTAAAAACacataaagaaacaaaaaaacaaaaaaacaaaaaaacactaATCACTCCCCTGGTCTGAATCAGAATCCTCCTCATCGAGGTCTTCGGGCAGATCCCGAAGCGGCGGAGCATATTGGAATGAGAAGGGCAGAGGATACGACGGTGGAACTGGATAAGCTGCAGGGTCCATCCCAGCATTTGTGAGCAGCCCTCGCATCATGGCATTGGTAGATTCGTTGTGGGCTGCATTAACCTCCTGGCATTTATCCATGTGTTGCACCCAGGCAGAAATTTCTCTCAGTGTCTCATTTGTGGTGCGTCGAGCAGGGGGTGGCTTAAGCACATTCCTCGATGATTGACCGGGTCCAGAATGTGCCCGGCCATCAGATGTAAACTCCCTGAGTCGGAACAACTTTTTCGCCCTCAAAATAGTGTCATCCACCTCCTGCGTTGGGTGCAACCATTCTTCGTCATCCCGGTTGGGACACTAGCTCGCACACAAAGTGCAGAAACAATGGTCGGAAAGAATATCGTAATGTTGGAAGTGCGAATGGACGTGTACAACTCTCGATTGATAATCCGTCCGACATTGAGCGGCCATTGCTTGTGCACGGCATACAGCAGCACCGCCCTGCTCATCAACACCTCATTGGTGTGGGATACCGGCATTAATCTATGAGTCAGAAAAGCATACCACAAGTCCGGTTCCAACCgcaaatatttttctttaaaagacACAAATTTCACTGAGTTTTTCCAAACGTTTCCATCATAGCACAGAACATTAGTAATTTCATTATAATCCGGGTTAGCCTTAAATGCTTGAAATTGGCTATCATTCACATCCGGAGTTTCCAAAAAATCATTAATAGCGGCAGGAGTGAAAGAAGCCATCTTACCCCGCACGAAAACCGTGCTATCTGTACGCTCGACGGCATTGGCGTAGAACTCTCGTACCAAGGGGACAATCGCCGCTAGAGGTTGTTGGCAAAATTTGGTCCATCCTCGAGCCACGATGCCAAGGGAGGCGGTGCGTTCTTCGGAGAGATTGAATCCCCTCTCTGAAATTGGATTCCTATTAGATTTGGCCGCCTCCTACCTCGCCTTAGCTTCTTCCGAGATGAATTTCCCATCTATGATGTTGGATGGGGTAGCCCTAGAAGTGGCAATCTTTTGTTTCTTTGGCGCCATGGTGTACGAAACTTGAAGAATCAATTGATGGACCTGTGAATTGGAGAGAACAAAGAGAAGTATGGAGTGAGAGAGAGAGACAGCGAGAGAGATTAGGGTTAGGAAGAGGAATTAGAAAGAGAATTGTAAAAGAATGAAAGGGGGATcgggttttatttttttctgagTCTGCGCGATgagcccgagcggtagaaaacagccgctcgggcgcacccccttttattttttaaaacactgaACAGAAGGGATGCGCCTGGGCGGCAGAAAATAGCCACTCGGGCGCACCcccttttttgaaaaaaaacatgaaaacaGAAGGGATGCGCCCGGGCGGCGAAAAACAACCGTCCTAGcgcatccaaaaatatttttttttaaaactaaaactaaaacgaacaaaaacaaaattaaataaaagagaaaGTAGAATGTAGTTCTCAATTTAAAGTCGAGAGCTTGACTTTTCTTCCTCCCCAAACTAGTCTTGGTCAGTCAATGTGGTGATGACCGGCATGTAATCAATGTCACCCCCCACGTAGTGCTTAAGACTTTGAGCATTGACCGTAAAAGACTTGTTTCTGGCATCTTTGATCGCAATGGCCCCCGATGGATACACTGTGGTGATTTTATAGGGGCCTGACCACCTAGACTTTAGTTTCCCGGGAAACAGCCTCAACCGGGAGTTGAATAGCAAGACAGCATCTCCTTCCTTGAATTCTCGCTGACGAATGCGCTTGTCATGTATTCTCTTGGTTCATTCCTTGTACGAAACCGCCATATCATATGCACTGTCGCGGAATTCCTCCAGTTGATTAAGCTCCAACAATCTCTTTTCACCTGCAGCAACAAATTCAAAGTTTAGGGTCTTAGTAGCCCAATATGGTCTATGTTTTAACTCAAAAGGTAAATGGCATGCCTTTCCAAATAACAGTCTATAAGGGGAAGTGCCTAAAGGTGTTTTAAACGCGGTCCTATAGGCCCATAAGGCATCATTAAGTCAAAgtgcccaatctttccgatTAGTACTCACACTTTTCTCCAAAATCTGTTTGATTTCTCGATTGGACACTTCCACTTGGCCACTGGTCTGGGGGTGATATGGGGTAGAGACTTTATGCTTGACACCATATTTTTTTAAGAGTTTGtcaaaaattttattgcaaaagtgggtgccaccatcactaatgattgcacggggtgtaccaaaccgattaaaaatatttttcttcaaaaatttcaatacaACCTGTGCATCATTTGTCGCATAAGCTTCAGCCTctacccattttgaaacataatcgactgcgaccagaatgtatttttttgtcatagaaattggaaatggtcccatgaagtcgattccccatacatcaaatatctcacactcaatgatattatttaaaggCATTTCATTTCGGTTTGAGATATTACCTGTCCGTTGACATCTATCACAAGATAATACAAACAAGCGCGCATCCTTAAAGAGATTGGGCCAATAGAACCCACATTCAAGTACCTTTGCTGCTGTTTTGACTGGCCCAGCATGGCCACCTACCTCACGATCATGACAATGACTGAGGATGCTTTGCATTTATCCTTCCGCCACACATCTTCGGATCATTGAGTCAgcacatattttaaacaaaaatggttCCTTCCAAAAATAATGCTTGACATCTGATAAATTTTTTTCCTTCTGATGGAAAGACAGATTATTTGGGAGTGTGCTTGTGACTAGATAATTCGCAAATTTAGCATACCATGGTGAAGTTTTTATGGCAAAAAGTTTTTCATCAGGGAACCAATCATCTATGACATCTATCTCATTTGTTGCACCATCAGCAATGCATTCTAATCTAGATAGATGATCAGCTACTACATTTTCAACACCTTTCTTATCCTTGAtctctaaatcaaattcttgcaaaattAAGATCCACCTAATCAGTCTAGGTTTCGCATCTTTCTTTGCCAACAAGTGCTTAATAGCAGAGTGATCTGTGTATACTGTGATTTTTGAGAGTACAAGGTATGAATGAAATTTATCCAGTGCAAATACTACAGCTAACAACTCTTTTTCAGTGGTGGCATAATTTAGTTGAGCTTCATTAAGAGTCTTGCTAGCGTAGTAAATAGTTTTGAATACCTTGTCTATTCGTTGGCCAAGCACTGCGCCAACAGCAGAGTCACTTGCATCGCACATGACTTCAAATGGAAGATCCCAGTTCGGTGATGTAAGTATTGGTGCAGTCACCAGTCTTTCTCTCAACACttcaaaggcctgcaaacaatttGAATCAAAGTCAAAAGGGGCATCTTTCATTAGCAAAGAAGAAAGAGGtttggaaatttttgaaaaatccttaATAAACCGCCGATAGAAGCCGGCATGGCCCAGGAAACTTCTGACTCCCTTGACTGTCGTAGGTGGAGGCAAATTTTGAATAACGTGCACGTTGGCTTTGTCCACCTCGATCCCCTGCTCAGAAATTCGGTGACCCAATACTATACCTTCTGTCACCATGAAATGGCACTTCTCCCAGTTCAGTACCAAATTTGTCTCCTCGCATCTCATTAAAACAGAATTCATGTTAtgcagacatgcatcaaaagatttaccgaaaatagagaaatcatccattaaaatttctaaaaaattttcgACCATATCATAAAAAATGGCAGTCATGCACCTCTGAAAAGTAGCAGGAGCGTTACATAACCCGAAAGGCATACGTCTATAGGCAAACGTACCATATGGGCAAGTGAAAGTCGTTTTATCCTGGTCTTCAGGTGCAATCGCTATTTGATTGTATCCCGAATACCCAtctaaaaaacagtaaaactCATACCCAGCCAGTCTCtctagcatttgatcaatgaaggggaggggaaaatgatccttacgggtTGCGTCATTTAGTTTTCTATAGTCTATGCACACACGCCAACCTGTAACTGTCCTAGTGGGTATCAgttcatttttctcattatGTATGATAGTAATTCCCCCATTCTTTGGTACACACTGCACCGAACTCACCCATGGACTATCAGATATATGATAAATGATACCTGCATCCAGAAGTTTGATTGTTTCAGCTTTTACAACTTCCTGCATTTTTGGATTCAATCTCCTTTGTGGTTGGACCAATGGGTTGGTGTTCTCTTCCATTAAAATTTTGTGCATGCATAAGGATGGattgattcctttgatatccgCCACTTTCCAGGCAAACACACTCTTGTGTTTCTTGAGCACCTCCATTAGTCTGGCCTCCATCTCACCTTTCAAAAAGGAAGATATTATAACAGGTAACTTATCATTCTCACCTAAAAACATGTATTTGAGATGGACAGGTAATTGTTTCAATTCCACAGTAGGTGGTTCCTCAAGGCTTGGTTTTTGGAGAACTAAATCCTTCCGGTCACCAAGGTCTTCAAGTCTAAGCTTTCCACCTCTTCTCCATGACTGGTTGTCATTCAAATATGCGGTCATCTCTTAAATTCCATCACTGAGAACGTCCACTTGCTCAGAGATAAGTGCAGCTTCTAATGGTTCTTGAAAAGTATCCTgcacataatcaaataacagtGAGTCCACTACATCCAGTTGAAAACATTCTTCATTAttctgagaaaattttaaagcattAAAAACGTCAAATGAAATTTTCTCTTCTCCCACTCTTAACAGCAACTCCCCCTTCTGGACATCTATTAATGCCTTTCCTGTCGCCAGGAAGGGTCTACCCAATATGAGTGGCATGTCcaaatcctcttccatatctaaCACCACGAAGTCCAcggggaagatgaatttgtccACTTTTACAAGCACGTCCTCGATTATCCCCCGTGGATATTTGATGGACCTGTCTGCCAGTTGTAACGACATTCTGGTGGACTTTGGTTCTCGCAAGCTCAATTTCCTGAACACAGAGTAAGGCATTAGATTTATACTAGCACCCAAATCACATAAAGCTTTATGAAATTGAATATCATTAATCACAcaagggatagagaaactccctggatctttttgCTTTAATGGGATTTTATTTTGCACCAGTGCTAAGCAATTCTCAGTCAGACTAATCATTGCATGCTCCTCCAGTTTCCTCTTGTTGGAGAGGATCTCTTTCAAGAACTTTGCATAACTTGGCATTTGCATCAAT comes from the Henckelia pumila isolate YLH828 chromosome 1, ASM3356847v2, whole genome shotgun sequence genome and includes:
- the LOC140860021 gene encoding uncharacterized protein; protein product: MNKRIEELSIGNSVMQVQEVWCEKCGAEHFTKDCQTFSQLEGVMNNKPYGNQNYGRQPQEGKSSLEQMMQQFILSTETRMQNQDASIKNLENQIGQLPKTIFSRDQGTLPSDMEKNPKEQVKAIEFRSGKIVEPAPQVEKEPELATSTRIAGKSSIPTLSPTSQAKIVVPPPFPAALKKAKLDSQFGKFLEVFKKLNINIPFADALMQMPSYAKFLKEILSNKRKLEEHAMISLTENCLALVQNKIPLKQKDPGSFSIPCVINDIQFHKALCDLGASINLMPYSVFRKLSLREPKSTRMSLQLADRSIKYPRGIIEDVLVKVDKFIFPVDFVVLDMEEDLDMPLILGRPFLATGKALIDVQKGELLLRVGEEKISFDVFNALKFSQNNEECFQLDVVDSLLFDYVQDTFQEPLEAALISEQVDVLSDGI